A genomic window from Lotus japonicus ecotype B-129 chromosome 1, LjGifu_v1.2 includes:
- the LOC130748162 gene encoding uncharacterized protein LOC130748162: MNDSLLYQKSRIKWLKEGDANTKYIHFVVKGRSRENNLVGLELASGWTEDIEQVKRGVKTFFEIKFRKQHGLRPSLDVTRALSQMGSILEELKEDFQRIANEFRHSGMWPKGRNASFIALRGYRASLVFGKVIDEDQSAFLGGRYMHDSVIVANEVIHEARRKKKATLIFKDDFEKAYDSIDREFFIYMMQCLKFSEQWILWMRSCLESTSISIIVNGSPTDEFS, encoded by the exons ATGAACGACTCCCTGCTTTATCAAAAATCCAGGATCAAGTGGTTGAAAGAAGGTGACGCGAATACTAAGTATATCCATTTTGTAGTTAAAGGGAGAAGCAGAGAGAATAATTTGGTAGGATTGGAACTTGCTTCTGGTTGGACGGAAGATATTGAACAGGTGAAAAGGGGCGTTAAAACATTTTTTGAGATTAAATTCAGGAAACAGCATGGTCTGAGGCCTTCTCTTGATG TGACAAGAGCCCTGTCCCAGATGGGTTCAATTTTAGAGGAGCTCAAAGAGGACTTTCAGAGAATTGCAAACGAATTTCGTCATTCTGGTATGTGGCCTAAGGGTCGCAATGCCTCATTTATTGCGTTAAGAGGTTACAGGGCATCCTTGGTATTTGGTAAGGTCATTGATGAGGATCAATCTGCTTTCTTGGGGGGTCGTTACATGCATGATAGTGTGATTGTAGCAAATGAAGTGATTCACGAAGCGAGGAGAAAGAAGAAGGCCACATTGATCTTTAAGGATGACTTTGAAAAGGCATATGACTCCATTGATAGGGAGTTCTTCATCTACATGATGCAATGTTTGAAATTCAGCGAGCAATGGATTCTTTGGATGAGAAGTTGTTTGGAGTCTACCTCCATTTCAATTATTGTGAATGGAAGCCCAACTGATGAATTTTCCTGA
- the LOC130748183 gene encoding uncharacterized protein LOC130748183, whose translation MKVVSFNVRGTGSRLKGRAVRELVGREQIDLLFLQETKAQNVDIRLCRSLWGEGDYEWQALLAVNRAGGLICRKGVFSLSDVHMGTSFIALVVCWENLPQQCVIVNIYSSSSFEEKRSQLRELVEWKSSFPNIPWCIEGDFNAIRSNDEGRGSGSSQYHGGREMSAFNNFIVEMELLDIPLHGRKFTWIRPNWSALSRLDRFFGRFISLPTYDFVKFVAKKWRSLNGYGKGACVLKEKLKLLKKDLKQWNKEIFGDLNEKRKTLVTSLNDIYLKVEGEDLSMEEVRSRHALLASFGKFQR comes from the exons ATGAAGGTTGTTAGCTTCAATGTGAGGGGGACTGGCAGTAGATTGAAAGGGCGTGCTGTTAGAGAGCTAGTAGGGAGAGAACAGATTGATCTTTTGTTTTTACAGGAAACAAAGGCACAAAATGTGGATATTCGTCTTTGTCGTTCCTTGTGGGGAGAGGGGGACTACGAGTGGCAGGCTTTACTAGCAGTTAACAGAGCGGGAGGTCTAATCTGTAGGAAGGGGGTATTTTCTCTCTCTGATGTTCACATGGGCACTAGTTTCATTGCTCTGGTGGTTTGTTGGGAGAACCTGCCTCAGCAGTGTGTGATAGTGAATATATACTCCTCGTCTTCCTTTGAGGAAAAGAGATCTCAATTGAGGGAACTAGTTGAATGGAAATCTTCTTTCCCGAACATCCCTTGGTGTATTGAGGGCGACTTCAATGCGATAAGAAGTAATGATGAAGGGAGAGGTTCTGGATCAAGTCAGTATCATGGTGGGAGGGAGATGAGTGCTTTCAATAATTTCATTGTTGAAATGGAACTGCTGGACATTCCTCTTCATGGAAGAAAATTCACTTGGATCAGACCCAATTGGAGCGCTTTGAGTCGCTTGGATCGTTTTTTC GGACGTTTCATATCACTGCCCACTTATGATTTTGTGAAGTTTGTTGCAAAAAAATGGCGAAGTCTTAATGGTTATGGGAAGGGAGCATGCGTTCTAAAGGAGAAACTGAAATTGCTGAAGAAGGACCTCAAACAGTGGAATAAAGAAATTTTTGGGGACTTGAATGAGAAGCGTAAGACCTTGGTTACCTCTCTAAATGACATTTATTTGAAGGTTGAAGGAGAGGATTTGTCCATGGAAGAGGTTCGCTCGCGACATGCACTCTTGGCGagttttggaaaatttcaaaGATGA